A stretch of DNA from Amylolactobacillus amylophilus DSM 20533 = JCM 1125:
CCTTTGGTAGTGCGAATGATCCGCAGAATTTGACACAATATCTGGATTCCGCTTATAGCGCTCTTCAGCTTCGAAGTGAACTGAATAATGCTGACTCAACCTTTTGGTCAATCACCGTTGACGGGGTATGGGCTGGTTACTTGAAACTCAATATTGGTCAAGCGCAGTCTGAAAACTTCGGAGATGCGGCTCTTGAAATTGAGCGGATCTATGTCCGCCGCAGATTCAAACGCCAAGGATTGGGTACAAAGTTGTACCAGCTTGCGCTAAACCAGGCAGAGCAACTAGGCAAGACAAGGATTATCTTGGGAGTTTGGGAGCATAATGAGCCCGCGCAGAAATTCTATCAACGGCTGGGATTCCACCAGATCGGTGCCCATACTTTCCAATTGGGCACGGATGCCCAGACAGACTACATTATGGAGAAGAAGCTAACGAATTAACCTGTTTCACCACTTGCACCATTTATCTCAGTGGCTTTTTTTGTAAGTGTTCGTTGACCTTAATCTCCCCTATCCCTAGAATGAGGATAATTCTCATCAATCAGCCAGGGAGGTAGCAGGATCAATGAACGAGCAACTGACAGTCAAAAGTGCCATTAAGGAAACATTACCAACTGTTTTTGGCTATGTGGGTATCGGCATGGCGTTCGGTATTATTGGG
This window harbors:
- a CDS encoding GNAT family N-acetyltransferase, with the protein product MKVIIDRITTNQIKELMTISRETFTDTFGSANDPQNLTQYLDSAYSALQLRSELNNADSTFWSITVDGVWAGYLKLNIGQAQSENFGDAALEIERIYVRRRFKRQGLGTKLYQLALNQAEQLGKTRIILGVWEHNEPAQKFYQRLGFHQIGAHTFQLGTDAQTDYIMEKKLTN